A single window of Hyla sarda isolate aHylSar1 chromosome 2, aHylSar1.hap1, whole genome shotgun sequence DNA harbors:
- the CARD16 gene encoding caspase recruitment domain-containing protein 16 produces the protein MAGKLEAIRTQLVERCHSALLQGLLDELRLRRVLDALEVEHINENQPQRANKCRTMIDTVIKKGDASCNILLQIIIEKDPALSEHLGIPGAL, from the exons gtAAACTTGAAGCCATCCGAACACAGTTAGTAGAACGCTGCCACTCTGCACTTTTGCAAGGTTTGCTAGATGAATTACGCTTAAGACGTGTGCTCGATGCTTTAGAGGTAGAGCATATCAATGAAAATCAACCTCAGCGTGCGAACAAATGCCGAACAATGATTGATACGGTGATAAAGAAAGGAGATGCCAGCTGCAATATACTACTCCAAATTATTATAGAAAAGGATCCGGCTCTTAGTGAGCATCTGGGAATACCAG GTGCATTGTGA